Proteins from a genomic interval of Paenibacillus lentus:
- a CDS encoding spore germination protein, whose amino-acid sequence MSVILSYIPKWSIFGQALLLIAVPILIMSFFGWLRKEIISSFALKPNKSFSSVKENDEPKSKPLTGQYDADLASVRDAIGQNSDVRFREFKISGTRIRAAIVYVDGLLDADHVDTHLITPLMMHGIPDQEWDNITHSSTSFQQYMTTQLLPVNEVNETKDLLELTETVLTGRTALLIEGIESAFLVSSPQGKSRNVEEPLSEALLRGPRIGFTERLGDNTGLLRLHGKNESLILSKFEVGNRVKKELVLAYMRDIADQTLIDEVTSRIQKIDIDDPLESGYIEQLIEDDVLSPFQQLQNTERPDRVIASLLEGRVAILLDGTPFALILPATFGMLLQSPEDYYERWIPGSFVRILRFLAALLALLAPALYISFISFHPGLIPTKLALSIIETRQGVPFPSIIEALIMELSIEILREAGIRLPKPIGPAMGIVGGLIIGDAAVNAGIVSPFLVIVVAVTAISSFTIPVYSAGITLRILRFVGMIIASILGIFGVVMFFLLICSHLVKLKSFGVPYLSPMVPYTLDDWKDFLVRLPLKVMKKRPHMLKPNDPDRRN is encoded by the coding sequence AAGGAAAATGATGAACCCAAGTCAAAACCTTTGACTGGTCAATATGATGCAGATCTGGCCTCCGTTCGGGATGCTATTGGTCAGAATTCGGATGTCCGATTCAGGGAATTTAAAATCAGTGGAACGAGAATCCGGGCAGCAATCGTCTATGTAGATGGATTGCTTGATGCCGATCATGTGGATACCCACCTAATAACTCCCTTAATGATGCATGGTATCCCAGATCAAGAGTGGGATAATATCACGCACTCGAGCACCTCTTTTCAACAATATATGACTACTCAATTGCTCCCTGTTAACGAAGTTAATGAGACGAAGGATTTGCTTGAGTTAACCGAGACTGTACTGACTGGCAGAACTGCCTTGCTGATTGAAGGAATAGAGAGCGCATTCTTGGTAAGCTCTCCCCAAGGAAAGAGCAGAAATGTGGAAGAACCTTTGTCGGAGGCGCTCTTGCGTGGTCCGCGCATAGGATTTACGGAAAGGCTTGGGGATAATACAGGCTTGCTTAGATTGCACGGAAAAAACGAAAGCCTGATTTTGAGTAAATTCGAAGTTGGTAATCGCGTGAAAAAGGAATTAGTACTTGCCTATATGCGGGATATTGCAGATCAGACTCTGATAGATGAGGTCACATCGCGAATTCAGAAAATCGATATTGATGATCCTTTGGAATCAGGTTACATCGAACAACTGATTGAAGATGATGTGCTGAGTCCTTTCCAGCAGCTGCAAAATACCGAGAGACCGGACAGAGTGATTGCTTCCTTGCTGGAGGGCAGGGTGGCTATTCTTCTTGATGGAACACCGTTTGCGTTGATTCTCCCAGCGACCTTCGGCATGCTGTTGCAATCTCCTGAAGATTACTACGAACGATGGATTCCAGGCTCCTTCGTCCGCATATTGCGTTTCTTGGCAGCATTATTAGCCCTGCTGGCACCAGCGCTGTACATTTCATTTATCTCGTTCCATCCCGGGCTGATTCCGACGAAGCTGGCCCTTTCCATCATTGAAACAAGGCAGGGTGTACCGTTTCCCTCCATCATTGAAGCTCTCATTATGGAGCTATCCATTGAGATATTGCGGGAAGCCGGCATTAGGCTGCCTAAGCCGATCGGTCCAGCGATGGGGATCGTAGGCGGCCTGATTATCGGCGATGCTGCTGTGAATGCCGGAATCGTCAGCCCGTTCCTCGTTATTGTCGTCGCGGTAACAGCAATTTCTTCTTTTACAATACCCGTCTACAGTGCGGGTATTACACTGCGCATTCTCCGATTTGTGGGGATGATTATAGCGTCAATATTGGGGATATTCGGGGTTGTTATGTTTTTTCTTCTAATTTGCAGTCACCTGGTCAAGTTGAAAAGTTTTGGCGTCCCTTATCTGAGCCCCATGGTTCCGTATACCCTTGATGATTGGAAGGACTTTCTCGTTCGCCTTCCCTTGAAGGTGATGAAGAAACGACCTCACATGTTAAAGCCGAATGACCCTGACCGCAGAAATTAA